TGGAGGTGGAGAGCACCGGATGCCCGGTGGGGGTGGAGAGCACCGGATGCCCGGTGGGGGTGGTGACTGCCGTGGCGGCGGCAAGGTGGTTCATCGTGCGGCCTCCCGCTTGGCGTCCAGCTCGGCCTGCTTGCGGATGCGGTCGGCGATCGGGTCGAGGCCGTGCCGCGCCGTGTACTCGTACAGCCCGACCGCCAGGCAGGTGACCGGGACCTGGATCAGTCCGAGCAGCAGCCCCACGGACAGCCCGCCGGAGACGGTGCCCGTCATGAAGGACGGTGCGAACGCGGACAGGAGCAGGAAGAGCGTGAAGTAGCCGAGCGCGGTGAGCGTGGCGACACGGCGCTGCCAGCGGTAGGCGGTGCGCAGCACCCGCAGGTCGCTGTGCCGGCCGAGGGCCGGGCGGCGCGGGTGCCGGTGTCTTGTCGGCTCCGGCGGTGGTGGCGGCTGCCAGGGATAGGTGCTGTACGAGGGGGAGGAGTTGTAGGGGCGTTGGTGCTCGGGGGACGAGAACGCGTCTGCCATCCCGTTTCTCCTTGCGTGGGCTCGGGTCCGGTGCGGACCGCAGGGAGCTAAGCGACCGGAGCCGCTTGGGGGGTGAGCGACGCACGCTACTCGCAGGTAGCGGGGGATGTGCGGTTTTCTCCAAACTGAGCGGTCGGTATGCGCTTACTGCGCTGACCTGCGGTGTTACCCGCGTTTACGGCCAGGTCCGGCGGCGATCCGTGATGAAAACGTGAGCGACGAACGGGCGTTGTCTGTACAGCAGTTGTGGGACTCGAACAGGACCGGTCGTGAGGCCGGGCTCTCAGTCCTCGGGGTTCGTCAGCACCGGAAAGCGGCGCGGGGCCACCAGCAGCAGGACGAGGAAGGCGAGGGCGGCCGCGCAGGCGGCGCCGAGGTAGACGGTGTGGACGGCGTCGGCGACCGCGTGGCCCAGCGCGTCGGTGGCGCCGCCCGGCTCGTCCAGGGCGCGGGTGACCGA
Above is a genomic segment from Streptomyces sp. R21 containing:
- a CDS encoding DUF485 domain-containing protein, translating into MADAFSSPEHQRPYNSSPSYSTYPWQPPPPPEPTRHRHPRRPALGRHSDLRVLRTAYRWQRRVATLTALGYFTLFLLLSAFAPSFMTGTVSGGLSVGLLLGLIQVPVTCLAVGLYEYTARHGLDPIADRIRKQAELDAKREAAR